The Triticum aestivum cultivar Chinese Spring chromosome 3A, IWGSC CS RefSeq v2.1, whole genome shotgun sequence genome includes a region encoding these proteins:
- the LOC123058876 gene encoding BAG family molecular chaperone regulator 4, with translation MVKIPSPRRLFRSRSKSTAGGIGGVDMCAMVAEHERIEWEVRPGGMLVQKRRGPDDDDVVEAILVKVCTAGGAWQHDVSIDATATFGDLKVLLSLATGLWPREQRLLYRGRERDDGDHLHMAGVQDKDKVLLLEDPAFTERKLRSTTLAQLMGVPCHSFIQV, from the coding sequence ATGGTGAAGATTCCGAGCCCGAGGAGGCTGTTCAGGAGCCGGTCCAAGAGCACGGCGGGCGGCATCGGCGGGGTGGACATGTGCGCCATGGTGGCCGAGCACGAGCGGATCGAGTGGGAGGTGCGGCCCGGCGGGATGCTGGTGCAGAAGCGCCGggggccggacgacgacgacgtggTCGAGGCCATCCTGGTGAAGGTCTGCACCGCCGGCGGCGCGTGGCAGCACGACGTCTCCATCGACGCCACCGCCACCTTCGGCGACCTCAAGGTGCTGCTGTCGCTGGCCACCGGGCTCTGGCCCAGGGAGCAGCGGCTGCTGTACCGGGGCCGGGAGCGGGACGACGGCGACCACCTGCACATGGCCGGCGTCCAGGACAAGGACAAGGTGCTCCTCCTGGAGGACCCGGCCTTCACCGAGAGGAAGCTAAGGTCCACCACCCTCGCGCAGCTCATGGGGGTGCCATGCCATTCGTTCATCCAAGTCTAG